One Candidatus Anaeroferrophillus wilburensis genomic window carries:
- the nrfD gene encoding polysulfide reductase NrfD: MTEQSTIKGLLLLLVKGNRWYYLWLASLVLLILTGACAYRVQFDRGLIVTNMRDQVSWGLYIANFTYLVGVAAAAVLLVIPAYLYNWKPIKEIVLLGELLAVAAIVMCITFVMIDLGRPDRFWHLLPKIGRLNWPQSMLAWDVVVLNLYLLLNLLISWYVLSNLYRGTAPNKTLFWLLICLSIPGAVAIHAVTSYLYGGLPARPFWNASIMAPRFLASAFCSGPSLIILIFQVIRKFSPLKVADEALFKLAEMVGWSMFVNLFLLGAEVFKEFYSNTWHVSHIQYLFFGLHGKTQLVPFTWTAIAFNVTSLCILIYPRTRKNLFTLNGACVMMLIGVWIEKGLGLVNPGFTPTPLGEIYEYLPNLREITISIGVLAFGLLVYTVLLAIAIPIQTGDFRARTDPP; encoded by the coding sequence ATGACTGAACAATCAACCATCAAAGGCTTGCTGCTGCTTCTGGTGAAGGGCAACCGCTGGTATTATCTCTGGCTGGCCAGCCTTGTCCTGCTGATTTTAACCGGTGCCTGTGCCTACCGGGTTCAGTTCGACCGCGGTTTGATTGTTACCAATATGCGTGATCAGGTTTCCTGGGGGTTGTATATTGCCAACTTCACCTACCTGGTGGGTGTCGCCGCCGCGGCGGTCCTGCTGGTGATTCCAGCCTATCTGTACAACTGGAAACCCATCAAGGAGATTGTGCTCCTGGGCGAATTGCTGGCGGTGGCCGCAATTGTCATGTGTATCACCTTTGTCATGATTGATCTTGGCCGTCCGGATCGTTTCTGGCATCTGCTGCCGAAAATCGGCCGGCTCAACTGGCCCCAGTCGATGCTGGCCTGGGATGTGGTGGTCCTCAACCTGTATCTGCTGCTCAACCTGCTGATCTCCTGGTATGTCCTCAGTAATCTTTATCGAGGGACGGCACCCAACAAGACGCTCTTCTGGTTGCTCATCTGCCTTTCGATTCCCGGCGCGGTTGCCATTCATGCTGTCACCTCTTATCTCTATGGTGGTCTGCCGGCTAGACCGTTCTGGAATGCTTCAATCATGGCCCCCCGGTTTCTGGCTTCGGCTTTCTGCTCCGGCCCTTCGCTGATCATCCTGATTTTCCAGGTGATCAGAAAATTTTCACCGTTGAAAGTTGCCGATGAAGCGCTCTTCAAGCTGGCTGAGATGGTCGGCTGGTCGATGTTTGTCAACCTGTTCCTGCTGGGGGCTGAGGTATTTAAGGAATTTTATTCCAATACCTGGCATGTGAGCCATATCCAATATCTTTTTTTTGGTCTCCACGGCAAAACACAGCTGGTGCCGTTCACCTGGACGGCAATCGCGTTCAACGTGACCAGTCTCTGCATTCTGATCTATCCGCGGACCAGGAAGAATCTCTTTACCCTGAACGGTGCCTGCGTCATGATGCTCATCGGGGTGTGGATAGAAAAAGGTCTGGGGTTGGTCAACCCCGGTTTTACCCCCACGCCGCTGGGGGAGATATATGAATACCTGCCCAACCTGCGGGAAATCACCATCTCCATCGGGGTGCTGGCCTTCGGTCTGCTGGTTTATACCGTCTTGCTTGCCATTGCCATTCCAATCCAGACCGGTGATTTTCGTGCCCGCACCGATCCTCCCTAA
- a CDS encoding citrate/2-methylcitrate synthase: MHPETRKITDIIVKAAAKARRETKNEPGHPHAQKVVRWPLNCTIGPGLEGAIACESKVGYVNGAKGWLVYRGYDIFDLCAYSTYEEVSYLLLHGSLPTAQELEEYKQKLIQYRYLNKTLRILMGFPVEEMNSMAALRMGTLLMRQEFTDRDKESGRPAIDDAISADEDSIPMETLPTGEEHAIYEFSSKKRAKKRKMSGEKASGLEACYHLIAGVPTITAAIARVRQGNMAIEPDPELSHAANLLYMMNGTRPTPLQERIMDIALILHADHGMNASTFASMVVASTLSDIYFSVGSGIAALSGPLHGGANEQVLHTLKEIGSPEKVKAWVRSASRESRKIPGFGHRVYKAYDPRARVLGPMAAYRIKKFNDDNLRLFTVAQELEKQVHDEFGKEKKIFPNVDFYSGIVYSRMGIDPAMFTPLFAVSRVAGWTARVLEYLQKNRIFRPRAMYTGDFEQEYVPLEQR, from the coding sequence ATGCATCCGGAAACGAGGAAAATAACTGACATCATTGTCAAGGCGGCGGCGAAGGCCCGCCGGGAAACCAAGAACGAACCAGGCCATCCCCATGCCCAGAAAGTGGTCCGCTGGCCCCTGAATTGCACTATTGGTCCCGGACTGGAGGGTGCCATTGCCTGTGAGAGCAAGGTGGGTTACGTGAACGGAGCCAAGGGTTGGCTGGTTTACCGGGGCTATGATATCTTTGATCTCTGCGCTTATTCCACCTATGAGGAGGTCAGTTATCTTCTCCTGCATGGCAGTCTGCCCACTGCCCAGGAGCTGGAGGAGTATAAGCAGAAACTGATACAGTATCGTTATCTGAATAAAACCCTGCGTATTCTCATGGGGTTCCCGGTTGAAGAGATGAATTCCATGGCTGCTTTGCGCATGGGGACTCTGCTCATGCGTCAGGAATTTACCGATCGGGACAAGGAGAGCGGCCGGCCGGCCATTGACGATGCCATCAGCGCCGATGAAGACTCCATTCCCATGGAAACCCTGCCCACCGGGGAAGAACATGCCATCTATGAGTTCAGTTCCAAAAAGAGGGCGAAAAAACGGAAAATGAGTGGCGAGAAAGCCAGCGGTCTGGAGGCCTGCTACCACCTGATTGCCGGGGTGCCGACCATTACCGCGGCCATTGCCCGGGTCCGCCAGGGGAATATGGCCATTGAGCCGGACCCTGAACTCAGCCATGCGGCCAACCTGCTGTATATGATGAATGGCACCCGTCCGACCCCCCTGCAGGAACGGATCATGGATATTGCCCTGATCCTGCATGCGGACCACGGTATGAATGCCAGCACCTTCGCGTCCATGGTGGTGGCCTCCACCCTTTCCGACATCTACTTTTCCGTTGGTTCAGGGATTGCAGCTCTCAGCGGCCCGCTCCATGGAGGTGCCAATGAACAGGTCCTCCATACCCTGAAAGAGATCGGCAGCCCGGAAAAGGTGAAAGCCTGGGTTCGTTCAGCCAGTCGGGAAAGCAGGAAAATTCCCGGCTTTGGCCACCGGGTCTACAAGGCCTACGATCCCCGGGCCCGGGTTCTCGGACCGATGGCGGCCTACCGCATCAAAAAATTCAACGATGACAACCTCAGACTTTTTACCGTTGCCCAAGAGCTTGAAAAACAGGTCCACGATGAGTTCGGCAAGGAAAAGAAGATTTTTCCCAACGTTGACTTCTATTCCGGCATTGTCTACAGCCGGATGGGTATTGACCCAGCCATGTTTACGCCGCTCTTTGCCGTCAGCCGGGTGGCCGGCTGGACCGCCAGGGTGCTGGAATACCTGCAGAAGAACCGGATCTTCCGGCCCCGGGCCATGTATACCGGTGACTTTGAACAGGAATATGTGCCGCTGGAACAACGCTGA
- a CDS encoding aldehyde ferredoxin oxidoreductase family protein produces MDGFYGRLLIVDLSRQSFKITPLANDVYASWLGGKGLASYLLYHHNPPGIDPLAPENCLIFATGPFTGSRIWGSCRYGVYSKSLQTGIYAESYAGGKVPEAIDAAGFDALLIKGAGNAPLVLRIHPDGADFLPGDELWGLDTYSSEDALHERFTLPGYPKAGAVVIGPAGENLVRFAVIENDYWRSAGRTGLGAVMGAKKLKGILFQGDRQRPVADAGGLTAWAKDFARQQKDNPAVQTYKTKGTPMMVRIMNQAGAFPTRYWSRGSYDRWPQISADALHERCQVTPHACLKCFMACGRLTTLLQGRHAGLQLEGPEYETIYAFGGLCEIDSIEEIAHLNDLCDRLGMDTITAGNLCAFAIEAARRGRLDYPIDYGQVDAITELLAMIAERRGIGAILAEGIRSAAKAWDLEDLAVHVKGLEPAGYDPRVLQGMGLGYAASDRGACHLRSTFYKAELSGMIDPDQPAGTAELFIDFENRLTIFDSLILCRFYRDLYPWELLELLLQGVTGKSYASDELKTIAARIADLVRRFNLREGMDPATDRLPRQLHRQLEDSGKVITEAHLADMLAAYYRLHGWDDKGRPHEQPERHSP; encoded by the coding sequence ATGGACGGTTTTTACGGACGGCTGCTGATCGTCGATCTAAGCCGGCAATCCTTTAAGATCACCCCCCTTGCTAACGATGTCTACGCTTCCTGGCTGGGCGGCAAAGGGCTGGCTTCCTACCTTCTTTACCACCACAATCCCCCCGGCATTGATCCCCTGGCGCCAGAAAACTGCCTGATTTTTGCCACCGGGCCCTTCACCGGCAGCCGCATCTGGGGCTCCTGCCGCTACGGGGTCTACAGCAAATCCCTGCAGACCGGCATCTACGCGGAATCCTACGCCGGGGGCAAAGTGCCGGAAGCCATCGACGCGGCCGGCTTTGATGCCCTGCTGATCAAAGGCGCCGGCAACGCCCCTCTGGTTCTCCGAATCCATCCTGATGGCGCCGACTTCCTTCCCGGCGATGAACTCTGGGGACTCGACACCTACAGTAGTGAGGATGCTCTCCACGAACGTTTCACCCTCCCCGGCTACCCCAAGGCGGGTGCCGTGGTCATCGGACCGGCCGGGGAAAACCTGGTCCGCTTTGCCGTCATTGAAAACGACTACTGGCGCTCAGCCGGCCGCACCGGACTGGGGGCGGTCATGGGGGCAAAAAAGCTCAAAGGAATCCTTTTCCAGGGCGACCGGCAGCGGCCGGTGGCTGATGCTGGCGGGCTCACCGCCTGGGCGAAGGACTTTGCCCGTCAGCAGAAAGACAACCCAGCGGTCCAGACCTATAAAACCAAGGGAACGCCGATGATGGTCAGGATCATGAACCAGGCCGGTGCCTTCCCCACCCGGTACTGGTCCCGCGGCAGTTATGACCGGTGGCCGCAGATCAGTGCCGACGCCCTCCATGAGCGGTGCCAGGTCACCCCCCATGCCTGCCTCAAATGTTTCATGGCCTGCGGCCGTTTGACCACTCTACTGCAGGGACGCCATGCCGGCCTGCAGTTGGAAGGGCCGGAATATGAAACCATCTACGCCTTCGGCGGCCTCTGCGAGATCGACAGCATCGAGGAGATCGCCCACCTGAATGACCTTTGCGACCGGCTGGGCATGGACACCATCACCGCCGGCAATCTCTGTGCCTTCGCCATTGAAGCGGCCCGCCGGGGGCGGCTCGATTATCCCATCGACTATGGTCAGGTGGATGCCATTACCGAACTGCTGGCGATGATCGCTGAAAGAAGGGGAATCGGTGCCATCCTGGCGGAAGGCATCCGCAGCGCCGCCAAGGCCTGGGATCTGGAAGATCTGGCGGTTCATGTCAAAGGCTTGGAACCGGCCGGTTATGATCCCCGGGTACTGCAGGGCATGGGGCTCGGCTATGCCGCCTCGGACCGCGGTGCCTGCCACCTGCGGTCAACCTTCTACAAAGCTGAACTAAGCGGCATGATTGATCCCGATCAGCCGGCAGGCACCGCTGAACTGTTCATCGACTTTGAAAATCGGCTGACCATCTTCGATTCCCTGATCCTCTGCCGTTTTTACCGGGATCTCTATCCTTGGGAACTCCTGGAGCTGCTGCTGCAGGGAGTCACCGGAAAATCATATGCCAGTGACGAATTAAAAACCATCGCTGCGCGCATTGCCGACCTGGTTCGCCGCTTCAACCTGCGGGAAGGAATGGATCCCGCCACCGACCGCCTCCCCCGCCAGCTTCACCGGCAGTTGGAGGACTCGGGAAAAGTCATTACCGAAGCGCACCTTGCGGACATGCTGGCGGCATACTACCGGCTGCACGGCTGGGATGACAAGGGGCGTCCGCACGAGCAGCCAGAACGCCATTCCCCATAA